One window of Atribacteraceae bacterium genomic DNA carries:
- a CDS encoding ribulose-phosphate 3-epimerase: MRKRGCEEGLSHHRSPFFTLEMTMSGPRYDRRYHLSPSLLSADTAELGKAAKAVESAGADSLHLDVMDGHYVRNFAFSPKNVADLAKVSRLPLHVHLETDNPDDCISLFSYARMIIVQEDTSRDLAKTLALLERSGPETGVALNPDRPVEYLLPVLHRVRLALLMAVPPGFGGQPFSTDTLAKVRFLREERIRRMGHFWIGIDGGLDGKTIGLAREAGADYFVVGSGIFGPDGRGVEDLNPAGRVLLFNRLIREADGDEKRHSRREVGHRGTELSTDNDLHLP; this comes from the coding sequence TTGAGGAAGCGAGGGTGCGAGGAAGGTTTGTCCCATCACCGATCACCATTTTTTACATTGGAGATGACCATGTCCGGACCTCGCTATGACCGTCGGTACCATCTCAGTCCCTCTCTTCTTTCGGCAGATACGGCGGAACTCGGGAAGGCGGCTAAAGCGGTTGAATCGGCCGGGGCCGATTCCTTGCACCTTGATGTAATGGATGGGCATTATGTTCGAAACTTCGCTTTTAGTCCGAAGAATGTTGCCGACCTGGCAAAAGTCAGTCGACTTCCCCTCCACGTTCATCTGGAAACAGACAACCCGGACGATTGTATATCCCTGTTTTCCTATGCCCGAATGATCATCGTCCAGGAGGATACCTCGCGAGATCTGGCAAAAACCCTGGCCTTGCTCGAACGAAGCGGCCCTGAGACGGGAGTTGCGTTGAATCCCGATCGACCGGTCGAGTATCTGCTCCCCGTTCTTCACCGGGTCCGACTGGCCTTGCTGATGGCCGTGCCGCCGGGATTTGGAGGGCAACCATTCTCTACAGACACCTTGGCCAAGGTGCGCTTCCTCCGGGAAGAGCGGATTCGGAGAATGGGACATTTCTGGATTGGTATCGACGGAGGACTAGACGGGAAAACGATCGGCTTGGCCCGGGAAGCCGGAGCCGACTATTTCGTTGTTGGTAGCGGAATTTTCGGCCCGGACGGACGGGGAGTGGAGGATCTGAACCCGGCAGGGCGGGTCCTCCTGTTCAACCGCTTGATCCGCGAAGCGGATGGGGACGAGAAAAGGCATAGCAGGAGAGAGGTGGGTCATAGAGGAACTGAACTGTCAACGGACAATGACTTACA